In Arachis stenosperma cultivar V10309 chromosome 1, arast.V10309.gnm1.PFL2, whole genome shotgun sequence, one DNA window encodes the following:
- the LOC130936080 gene encoding uncharacterized protein LOC130936080: MDKDARMQETVDLKNNVELVRSVSDKLLRPSARNYSIFRGQAIDAAGHGKGKYSLIRDTEDYQTGLYDKPLPFFGCGVGWFSFLFGFLCPPMWFYATILYFGNHYKKDPRERAGLGASAIAALVCTVALLIIAVILMLRWWFFQV, from the exons ATGGATAAAG ATGCTAGGATGCAAGAGACagttgatttgaaaaacaatgtGGAATTAGTGAGATCTGTCTCGGATAAGCTTTTGAGGCCATCTGCGAGAAATTATTCAATATTTAGAG GACAAGCAATAGATGCTGCAGGCCATGGAAAGGGAAAGTATTCGTTAATTAGAGATACAGAGGACTACCAAACGGGACTTTATGATAAACCCCTTCCATTTTTCGGATGCGGAGTTGGATGGTTCTC ATTCCTTTTCGGATTCCTATGCCCACCGATGTGGTTTTATGCGACAATCCTCTATTTTGGAAATCACTATAAGAAGGATCCTAGGGAAAGGGCAGGTCTTGGAGCTTCTGCAATTGCT GCATTAGTATGCACCGTAGCATTGCTGATAATAGCAGTCATTCTTATGTTAAGATGGTGGTTCTTCCAGGTGTAA
- the LOC130967163 gene encoding pre-mRNA cleavage factor Im 25 kDa subunit 1 encodes MGEAAEATTLYHHHHRNRNHESEYDRNQRLEVDLYPLSSYYFGAKHSIPFKDETLADRFSRMKSNYAARGIRKCVEAVILVELFKHPHLLLLQVKNSIFKLPGGRLRPGESDIDGLRRKLVRKLSVNEDDNGTEWEVGECLGMWWRAEFETLLYPYLPPNVRSPKECTKLFLVKLPESRKFIVPKNLKLLAVPLCQIHENQKRYGQVISAVPQLLSKFSFNMIES; translated from the exons ATGGGTGAAGCTGCTGAAGCTACCACtctttatcatcatcatcatcgtaaTCGTAATCATGAGAGTGAGTACGATCGCAATCAACGACTTGAAGTTGACCTATACCCTTTGAGCAGTTACTACTTTGGCGCCAAACACTCTATTCCTTTCAAGGATGAAACCCTAGCTGATCGCTTTTCCAGGATGAAATCCAA CTATGCTGCTCGTGGAATCCGTAAATGCGTGGAAGCTGTCATTCTG GTTGAGTTGTTCAAACATCCACATTTGCTGCTGTTGCAAGTCAAGAATTCCATCTTTAAACTACCTGGTGGTCGCTTAAGACCAGGTGAATCAG ATATTGATGGATTGAGGCGTAAGCTGGTAAGGAAGCTATCTGTTAATGAAGATGACAATGGGACTGAATGGGAG GTGGGTGAGTGCCTTGGAATGTGGTGGAGGGCTGAATTCGAAACATTATTGTATCCCTACCTGCCACCTAATGTGAGATCACCTAAG GAGTGTACGAAACTTTTTCTTGTGAAGCTGCCGGAGAGTCGAAAATTCATTGTGCCAAAGAACCTAAAGTTGCTTGCAGTTCCATTGTGCCAAATTCATGAAAATCAAAAG AGATATGGGCAAGTGATATCAGCGGTCCCTCAGCTACTTTCAAAGTTCTCCTTCAACATGATTGAATCCTAA
- the LOC130936069 gene encoding UBP1-associated proteins 1C — protein sequence MVWFQCEDCGDNLKKPKLAGHFRSCSAYRLSCIDCGETFGQDTVQNHTQCMTEAEKYGPKGQVKNGAPAKPNKDGNKQKPDVDINVGLSERPPWFCSICNTQATSKQTLLLHADGKKHRAKARAYHASKQPPPQTDKFAPDAKIVSEAAPNEARDGKNAEQPKLEESSKQDNLKSGDEISSAKKRKLEASEGDLIKKCRNDISVDTGNGEVIQGEEAEGRVESAVKNKIKWKKLIKSALKSQPDGTLKMKKLKKVVLKALQESGVVVDETEFSEALQQKINSSSRFAVEGKYVQLVAKD from the exons ATGGTTTGGTTTCAATGCGAGGACTGCGGCGACAACCTCAAGAAGCCCAAGTTGGCTGGTCACTTCCGAAGCTGCTCCGCTTATAGG TTATCATGCATTGACTGTGGTGAAACTTTTGGCCAAGACACCGTTCAGAACCACACTCAGTGTATGACCGAAGCG GAAAAGTATGGTCCAAAGGGGCAAGTCAAGAATGGTGCACCTGCAAAGCCTAACAAGGATGGCAACAAGCAAAAGCCTGATGTTGATATCAATGTTGGTTTGTCCGAACGCCCTCCATGGTTTTGTAG TATTTGCAATACACAAGCTACAAGCAAGCAAACACTTCTTCTCCATGCCGATGGGAAGAAACATCGGGCAAAAGCCCGAGCATACCATGCTTCAAAGCAACCCCCACCCCAGACAGACAAATTTGCACCTGATGCTAAGATTGTGTCGGAGGCTGCTCCTAATGAGGCTAGAGACGGCAAAAATGCAGAGCAGCCAAAATTAGAAGAGTCTTCTAAACAAGATAATTTGAAATCAGGGGACGAAATTTCTTCAGCAAAAAAGAGGAAACTTGAAGCGTCGGAGGGTGATCTTATTAAAAAATGCAGGAATGACATTTCTGTTGACACTGGAAATGGAGAAGTTATTCAGGGTGAAGAAGCAGAAGGGAGAGTAGAATCTGctgtcaaaaataaaattaagtggaagaagctTATCAAATCAGCTCTGAAATCT CAACCTGATGGAACTTTGAAGATGAAGAAACTGAAAAAAGTTGTCCTTAAGGCACTGCAGGAATCTGGCGTCGTAGTGGATGAAACTGAGTTCAGTGAGGCACTTCAGCAGAAA ATAAACTCCAGCTCTAGATTTGCTGTTGAGGGCAAGTACGTGCAATTGGTGGCCAAAGACTGA